The Triplophysa rosa unplaced genomic scaffold, Trosa_1v2 scaffold219_ERROPOS40939, whole genome shotgun sequence genomic interval CGGAAAAAGTTGTGTGGCTCACCGCAAAGCTCTTGAAAAAATCCCCAGAAACGGGCTCCACTCACTTCACTCTGAGTACAGTCAAGGCCTGTGATTCGTCGTTTGGGATGCTCATCAGCTGGCCGTCCAACCCTTCCAGTGATCTTCAACCAATTACGAACTGCTTTTACCTCACCAAATGGAACCTGGTAAATAAAGACTGATTTAATTAGCCTTTAAATTGTCTTCAACAGCATCCAAAAAAATGCATCACATCACAACCAGGAAAATATTAGGAAAAGTCACTGACTGGTTTTTATATctatttgtatatgtattttatatgtaatgtttacatttctttatgAACTCAACATCAAGTATTATCTgccatttacaaaaaataaatatttaaaatgaaacggGAAAATGTTCTGACCCCTGTTTGTGCCATGCCAAAAGGCCCTGGGTTCATGCCCAAAAAGAGAATACTCTGCCCTCCTCGACAGTATGTGTCCACATAACACTGATGTGTGTCCCAGGCATACTCAAGCGGGTTGTATGTGTACCGCACTGGTTTTCCAAAGGACATCATCCGTAACCTTGCGTTCAATTCCAGTTCAACCTGCAGGAACCTTGAAGCCGTTGTAGAGCTACTAATACATCTGTCAGTAGACGGTCCAGGCAGACCTGCAGGATCTTTTCCCTGTGACTCCTCTCTCTGAAGTATATCTCCCTGTTCCAACCTATAAAAGGAGAGATTTCATAATGAACTCATTCGCACATATTGTTGGCTGGATGTTGCATGAATAATAAGTCACCAACTATGGTGTGCTTGCTATGACTCTGTACTTGTACCTCTTGCAGTAAGTACCTAATTTGTTGATGCAGTTATGTATATGGGTGTAGTACTGCTACTGCCATGTTGGCACTGTTATGTTACCCAAATCTTCATTAATCTATGATgtgcaacaaaaataaattgtttactatATTACAGGGCTATTCAAATCACCAAAATCAGacctaaatatctctttttACTATCCTCAATAGTTCTTTCCTCTTTTCACCAACCAGCTCGGTGAACTATTTCCGACGAATCTCACAGTTTCAGTAATTTTTCTCTCTGTAGTTGCAGCAGTGCTATTTTAATATGCCAGAGGAGAACTTGCTCTCCCGGTTGAGTCTGGCCTCtcacaagattttttttctccactCTTATACACATGTACATCTAtagtggagttttggttccttgccaccgttGCCACTGGCTTACTCACTGGGAGGCTGCTGATTTAGTTTAatccataaatataaacaacttgCATTTAACAACACACATCCACgttaacatattttaacaaatatattctttctgcacgttttggtattattgcaaattgttctggtatattgtaatCTTAGGTTcccatattattatttattatattaaagataataatatacctaaatataaatatactataTATTATAATGTATCTTTAATTTTTCCcctagtattatttttattttattttattttttattatgatgtatgtaaagctgctttgcaacaatgaaaattgtgaaaagcgctatataaataaaattgaattgaatagatCATCACCTTGGAATTATTATTATAGGGTTATCTGCATTCTGAAAAAGTTTTGAGATAACAAGCTTCAAAATTTTTGCATCCCATTTGACTAGTTTGTAGATAAAACTGacaaagtcccaaaatgtagaCAGGGTAAAGAAAAACCCTCGCATAAAGCAAAaaagttgtcacagaataagaatatgtgaatattaaattttgagcaaaagCACGCACATCAACTTGAAAAGGGTGCTCAACCAAAAACgaatcaaattaaaaatgtttacaaagtaggcacaccaaagctccaaaaatcTGAAAAGTTTTAATCGACTGACAAAATGTACACGATAATtgttattatcatcatcattagTATTAAAACGATATAGTCGCCTAGTATGGAAAAATAGGTTAGGGGCAGGTAAATGAGATGCC includes:
- the LOC130550015 gene encoding single-strand selective monofunctional uracil DNA glycosylase-like, translated to MPRGLFVLLLPENKSLRMEAPPGRERLEQGDILQREESQGKDPAGLPGPSTDRCISSSTTASRFLQVELELNARLRMMSFGKPVRYTYNPLEYAWDTHQCYVDTYCRGGQSILFLGMNPGPFGMAQTGVPFGEVKAVRNWLKITGRVGRPADEHPKRRITGLDCTQSEVSGARFWGFFQELCGEPHNFFRHCFVHNLCPLIFMNDSGKNLTPPELPIVQRDALLSCCDDALCQVVTALGVSLVIGVGKVSEQRARRALAEAGIKVRVEGIMHPSPRNPLANKGWANIVRAKLEELGLLSLLTG